A genome region from Paracoccus stylophorae includes the following:
- a CDS encoding potassium transporter TrkG, which translates to MSSFSRQPLLIQLTVIAALAMLVPASYASVVDENAIARHFLYTALLALILSGMIGLATVANRRRQGARDTLLNMLAAMAVLPLILAVPFAESLPDTGLFNAWWEMVSSLTTTGASLYSADLLPAPLHLWRAMVGWMGGFFMLVAAIAILAPLRVGGFEIMSSPYGRSEQFERLPESADPREPQPHLSAPDFTTDLNAPALRLLRSAQAVLPVYAGLTLTMWLILLLLGDESLVALCRAMGTLATSGISPVIGPAGESSGVAGEMVVFLFLIPALSRRFWPGGGELRATERLIEDPELRMAAALVGTVATVLFLRHFIGAIETGVAEPEAPRMLADLRNTLAAFWGGLFNALSYLTTTGWNSVDWQGARAWSGLSSPGLILAGLAMMGGGVATTAGGVKLLRLYALSRHGEREMERIIHPSSVAGGGRIARRLRHEGAYLSFIFFMLFATSIAVTVALVSIKQIEFETATILSIAALTNTGPLAAVIPLTPAFDGTAGIASAPWEGWSGLPVLTKIVLACAMIVGRLETLAILALFSPEFWRR; encoded by the coding sequence GTGTCGTCCTTTTCGCGCCAGCCCCTGCTGATCCAGCTGACCGTGATCGCGGCGCTGGCGATGCTGGTGCCGGCCTCCTACGCCTCGGTCGTGGACGAGAACGCGATTGCGCGGCATTTCCTGTATACCGCGCTGCTGGCGCTGATCCTGTCGGGCATGATCGGGCTGGCCACCGTCGCCAATCGCAGGCGGCAGGGCGCGCGCGACACGTTGCTGAACATGCTGGCCGCGATGGCGGTCCTGCCGCTGATCCTGGCGGTGCCGTTCGCGGAAAGCCTGCCCGATACCGGGCTGTTCAACGCCTGGTGGGAGATGGTGTCGTCGCTGACAACCACCGGTGCCTCGCTGTATTCGGCCGATCTGCTGCCCGCGCCGCTGCATCTGTGGCGGGCGATGGTCGGCTGGATGGGCGGCTTTTTCATGCTGGTGGCGGCAATCGCCATTCTGGCGCCGCTGCGGGTCGGCGGGTTCGAGATCATGTCCTCGCCCTATGGCCGCAGCGAACAGTTCGAGCGTCTGCCAGAATCCGCCGACCCCAGAGAGCCGCAGCCGCATCTGTCCGCCCCCGATTTTACCACCGATCTGAACGCGCCCGCCCTGCGCCTGCTGCGCAGCGCGCAGGCGGTGCTGCCGGTCTATGCCGGGCTGACGCTGACGATGTGGCTGATCCTGCTGCTTCTGGGCGACGAATCGCTGGTCGCGCTGTGCCGGGCGATGGGCACGCTGGCGACCAGCGGGATATCGCCCGTGATCGGCCCGGCGGGGGAAAGTTCGGGCGTCGCGGGCGAAATGGTGGTGTTCCTGTTCCTGATCCCGGCGCTGTCGCGGCGGTTCTGGCCGGGGGGCGGCGAGTTGCGCGCCACCGAACGGCTGATCGAGGACCCAGAATTGCGCATGGCCGCAGCACTGGTCGGGACGGTGGCGACGGTGCTGTTCCTGCGCCACTTCATCGGCGCCATCGAAACCGGCGTCGCCGAACCCGAAGCGCCGCGGATGCTGGCCGATCTGCGCAACACGCTGGCCGCGTTCTGGGGCGGGCTGTTCAACGCGCTCAGCTATCTGACCACGACGGGCTGGAACTCGGTCGATTGGCAGGGGGCGCGGGCGTGGTCGGGCCTGTCATCGCCCGGCCTGATCCTGGCTGGGCTGGCGATGATGGGCGGGGGCGTCGCCACCACGGCGGGCGGGGTCAAGCTGCTGCGGCTTTACGCCCTGTCCCGCCACGGCGAGCGCGAGATGGAGCGGATCATCCATCCCAGCTCGGTCGCCGGGGGCGGGCGGATCGCGCGGCGGCTGCGGCACGAGGGGGCGTATCTGTCCTTCATCTTCTTCATGCTGTTTGCCACCTCCATCGCGGTCACGGTCGCGCTGGTGTCGATCAAGCAGATCGAGTTCGAGACCGCCACCATCCTGTCCATCGCGGCGCTGACCAATACCGGACCGCTGGCGGCGGTGATTCCGCTGACCCCGGCCTTCGACGGCACGGCGGGCATCGCCTCCGCGCCGTGGGAAGGCTGGTCCGGCCTGCCCGTGCTGACCAAGATCGTGCTGGCCTGCGCGATGATCGTGGGCCGGCTTGAGACGCTGGCGATCCTGGCGCTGTTCTCGCCCGAGTTCTGGCGCCGCTGA
- the dusB gene encoding tRNA dihydrouridine synthase DusB, which produces MHLPDPIILGDTRLGPPVFLAPMAGITDLPFRRAVARHGAGLMVSEMVPASEMVTPRPSTRAAIRAKALTGGALPVSVQIAGREAGAMAETARIVQGMGAAIIDINMGCPAKKVTGGLSGAALMRDLDHALSLIDAVVGAVQVPVTLKMRLGWDDTCLNAADLSARARDAGVRMLTVHGRTRAQFYKGRADWSRIARVAAIPGRPPLVANGDVVDAASARAALAQSSADAVMVGRGAQGAPWRLAGIAHRLWGTPAPAVPRGAQLADAVEEHYHDMLGFYGAELGLRVARKHLGWYAQANDAPLRAEMLRADSPAATVALIRSAFADAPGLAA; this is translated from the coding sequence ATGCATTTGCCGGACCCGATCATCCTTGGCGACACGCGGCTTGGGCCGCCGGTCTTTCTGGCGCCCATGGCCGGGATCACCGACCTGCCGTTCCGGCGGGCGGTGGCGCGGCACGGCGCCGGGCTGATGGTCAGCGAGATGGTGCCCGCATCCGAGATGGTGACGCCGCGCCCCTCGACCCGCGCGGCGATCCGGGCCAAGGCCCTGACCGGGGGTGCGCTGCCCGTCAGCGTGCAGATCGCGGGCCGCGAGGCCGGGGCGATGGCCGAAACCGCCCGGATCGTGCAGGGGATGGGGGCGGCGATCATCGACATCAACATGGGCTGCCCGGCCAAGAAGGTGACGGGCGGGCTGTCGGGTGCCGCGCTGATGCGGGATCTGGACCACGCGCTGAGCCTGATCGACGCGGTGGTCGGCGCGGTGCAGGTGCCGGTCACGCTGAAGATGCGTCTGGGATGGGACGACACCTGCCTGAACGCCGCCGACCTGTCGGCGCGTGCCCGCGATGCGGGGGTGCGGATGCTGACCGTGCATGGCCGGACGCGGGCGCAGTTCTACAAGGGCCGGGCCGACTGGTCGCGCATTGCCCGGGTCGCGGCGATTCCCGGCCGTCCGCCGCTGGTCGCCAATGGCGATGTCGTCGATGCGGCCTCGGCCCGCGCGGCGCTGGCGCAGTCCAGCGCGGATGCGGTCATGGTCGGACGCGGGGCGCAGGGTGCGCCGTGGCGGCTGGCCGGGATCGCGCATCGCCTGTGGGGCACGCCCGCCCCGGCCGTCCCGCGCGGCGCGCAGCTGGCCGATGCGGTCGAGGAGCATTACCACGACATGCTGGGCTTTTACGGCGCCGAGCTGGGCCTGCGCGTCGCGCGCAAGCATCTGGGCTGGTATGCGCAGGCGAACGACGCCCCCCTGCGCGCCGAGATGCTGCGCGCCGACAGCCCGGCGGCGACGGTCGCGCTGATCCGCAGCGCCTTTGCCGATGCGCCGGGGCTGGCGGCATGA
- the trkA gene encoding Trk system potassium transporter TrkA: MKIIICGAGQVGWQIARHLSGERNDVTVIDNNGELIRRATDALDVQGVTGFASHPDVLDRAGARDADLIIAATHSDEVNMVTCQVAHSVFQVPRKIARLRSSAYLDAIYSDLYRTDHLPIDVVISPEREVAKAALQRLSAPSTFDVETFLNGKIQLLGIVLEDDCPALNTPLRQLNEIFSSLRAIVTGVRRDGRLFAPDPGDQLFAGDQVYIFTHIDDVNRTLEIFGKPPQKQERVVVIGAGNVGLAVARALEARVDRIRAKLIEKGRARAEFAADRLERTIVLNGDGLSAELLEEAAVPTADAVLAVTDDDKTNILAAVRAKQAGAKMVISLINDPTLVPLMGALDIDAYINPRATTVSTILRHIRHGRVRDIYSIGDAEAEVMEAQVLSTSPMSGRAIRDIEFPEGVLIGAVQKGDRIIKPSSDTRIEEGDLVLIFALTPDVPEVERLLQVSIDFF, encoded by the coding sequence ATGAAGATCATCATCTGCGGGGCAGGGCAGGTCGGCTGGCAGATCGCGCGGCATCTGTCGGGCGAACGCAACGATGTCACCGTGATCGACAATAACGGCGAACTGATCCGCCGCGCGACCGATGCGCTGGACGTGCAGGGCGTGACCGGCTTTGCCAGCCATCCCGACGTTCTGGACCGGGCCGGGGCGCGCGACGCCGATCTGATCATCGCGGCCACCCATTCGGACGAGGTGAACATGGTCACCTGTCAGGTCGCCCATTCCGTGTTCCAGGTCCCGCGCAAGATCGCGCGCCTGCGCAGCAGCGCCTATCTGGACGCGATCTATTCCGATCTCTACCGCACCGACCACCTGCCCATCGACGTGGTGATCAGCCCCGAACGCGAGGTCGCCAAGGCCGCGCTGCAACGCCTGTCCGCGCCCTCGACCTTCGATGTCGAGACATTCCTGAACGGCAAGATCCAGCTTCTGGGGATCGTGCTGGAGGATGATTGTCCGGCGCTGAACACGCCGCTGCGCCAGTTGAACGAGATCTTCTCGAGCCTGCGGGCCATCGTGACCGGGGTGCGCCGCGACGGCAGGCTGTTCGCGCCCGACCCGGGCGATCAGCTGTTCGCGGGCGATCAGGTCTATATCTTCACCCATATCGACGACGTGAACCGCACGCTGGAAATCTTCGGCAAGCCGCCGCAGAAACAGGAACGGGTGGTCGTCATCGGCGCGGGCAATGTGGGTCTTGCCGTCGCGCGGGCGCTGGAGGCGCGGGTGGACCGCATCCGCGCCAAGCTGATAGAAAAGGGTCGCGCGCGGGCCGAATTCGCCGCCGACCGGCTGGAACGGACCATCGTGCTGAACGGCGACGGCCTGTCGGCCGAGTTGCTGGAAGAGGCGGCGGTGCCCACCGCCGACGCCGTGCTGGCGGTGACCGACGACGACAAGACCAACATCCTGGCGGCGGTGCGCGCCAAGCAGGCGGGCGCGAAGATGGTCATCTCGCTGATCAACGATCCGACGCTGGTGCCGCTGATGGGGGCGCTGGACATCGACGCCTATATCAATCCGCGCGCCACCACCGTCTCGACCATCCTGCGCCATATCCGCCACGGCCGCGTGCGCGACATCTATTCCATCGGCGACGCCGAGGCCGAGGTGATGGAGGCGCAGGTGCTGTCCACCTCGCCCATGTCCGGCCGCGCGATCCGCGACATCGAATTTCCCGAAGGCGTGCTGATCGGCGCGGTCCAGAAGGGCGACCGGATCATCAAGCCGTCCTCGGACACGCGGATCGAGGAAGGCGATCTGGTGCTGATCTTCGCCCTGACCCCAGACGTGCCGGAGGTCGAACGCCTTCTGCAGGTCTCGATCGACTTTTTCTGA
- a CDS encoding sensor histidine kinase NtrY-like produces MAESASGLSWDRLARIRIPRQWRGVLSWGVLLVGGLLAVATMTVLGPLSHGVESRVLRFILLLDLLYLICLIGLVVARMARLISARRASAAGSRLHSRLVAVFAGLALVPTVLVALFAGLLVNIGLEGWFSDRVQQVVTTSQAAAEAYQEEHRRDLTEDARALAGVLTQAGRSNPMIDDGEMRQLLVQGQALIQRGLREAYIVNGAGEIRARGERSYLFWYEAPTGEQLDRALTEGLVLIEDWQNNEFRALVPLPPLADRFLYVTRDVDGDLLGLLDETRATVGDYRQLEETRGQVLFEFSLVYLGFALLLVAAAVWLGLWFASRLSRPIGALAVASEQVGRGNLDVQVPEPDTGDEIQTLGESFNRMTRQLKTQREELVESYRASDEQRRLFDNVLSSVTSGVIGLDAAGEIDFVNRSATRLLGLDPMRDIDALLSEAVPEFAPLFARLSASVAETIQDEVRLARDGRIESLLVRMAVRRGTDGGLEGYVVAFDDVTELVSAQRMAAWGDVARRVAHEIKNPLTPIQLSAERLRRKFGPLAGPEDKVSLDQYVDVIIRQTGDLRRIVDEFSRFARMPEPDRVETDLAALLRETVLLQRDALQGALVEDIPDRPVIVDCDAGMLRQALTNLLKNAGEAVEERAADAADGWAPRVEVTMSAGPDSVTIRITDNGPGLPGDRARLFEPYVTLKPQGTGLGLPIVKKIVEEHGGSLALTDAPGRDGAMAEIRLPRERHPVRGAQPRNRHDKDEAGTI; encoded by the coding sequence ATGGCAGAGTCCGCATCAGGGCTGAGCTGGGACAGGCTGGCACGGATCAGGATTCCGCGTCAGTGGCGCGGCGTTCTCAGCTGGGGCGTCCTGCTGGTCGGCGGGCTGCTGGCGGTCGCGACCATGACCGTGCTGGGGCCGCTGAGCCACGGCGTCGAAAGCCGCGTGCTGCGCTTCATCCTGCTGCTGGATCTTTTGTATCTGATCTGCCTGATCGGCCTTGTGGTGGCCCGCATGGCGCGCCTGATCTCGGCGCGGCGGGCCTCGGCTGCGGGATCGCGGCTGCATTCGCGGCTGGTCGCGGTGTTTGCGGGGCTGGCGCTGGTGCCGACGGTGCTGGTGGCGCTGTTCGCGGGGCTGCTGGTCAATATCGGGCTTGAGGGATGGTTCTCGGACCGGGTCCAGCAGGTCGTCACCACCTCGCAGGCGGCGGCCGAAGCCTATCAGGAGGAACATCGCCGCGACCTGACCGAGGATGCGCGCGCGCTGGCCGGGGTGCTGACGCAGGCGGGCCGCAGCAACCCGATGATCGACGACGGCGAGATGCGGCAGTTGCTGGTGCAGGGGCAGGCCCTGATCCAGCGCGGCCTGCGCGAGGCCTATATCGTCAACGGCGCGGGCGAGATCCGCGCGCGCGGCGAACGAAGCTATCTGTTCTGGTACGAGGCGCCGACCGGCGAGCAGCTGGATCGGGCGCTGACCGAGGGGCTGGTCCTGATCGAGGACTGGCAGAACAACGAGTTCCGCGCCCTGGTCCCGCTGCCGCCGCTGGCCGACCGGTTCCTTTACGTCACACGCGATGTGGACGGCGATCTTCTGGGTCTGCTGGACGAGACCCGCGCCACCGTCGGCGATTACCGCCAGCTTGAGGAAACGCGCGGGCAGGTGCTGTTCGAATTCTCGCTGGTCTATCTGGGCTTTGCGCTGTTGCTGGTCGCGGCGGCGGTGTGGCTGGGGCTGTGGTTCGCCAGCCGCCTGTCGCGGCCCATCGGCGCGCTGGCCGTGGCCAGCGAACAGGTCGGACGCGGCAATCTGGACGTGCAGGTGCCCGAACCCGATACCGGCGACGAGATCCAGACCCTTGGCGAAAGCTTCAACCGCATGACCCGGCAGTTGAAGACGCAGCGCGAGGAGCTGGTCGAAAGCTATCGCGCCAGCGACGAACAGCGCCGCCTGTTCGACAATGTGCTGAGTTCGGTCACCTCAGGCGTGATCGGCCTCGATGCGGCGGGCGAGATCGATTTCGTCAACCGCTCGGCCACGCGGCTTCTGGGGCTGGACCCGATGCGCGATATCGACGCGCTGCTGTCCGAGGCGGTGCCCGAATTCGCGCCGCTGTTTGCGCGGCTGTCGGCCTCGGTCGCCGAGACGATCCAGGACGAGGTGCGGCTGGCGCGCGACGGGCGGATCGAAAGCCTGCTGGTGCGGATGGCGGTGCGGCGCGGCACCGATGGCGGGCTGGAAGGCTATGTCGTGGCCTTCGACGACGTGACCGAGCTGGTCAGCGCGCAGCGCATGGCGGCGTGGGGCGACGTCGCCCGCCGCGTCGCGCACGAGATCAAGAACCCGCTGACGCCGATCCAGCTGTCGGCGGAACGGCTGCGGCGCAAGTTCGGGCCGCTGGCCGGACCCGAGGACAAGGTGTCGCTGGATCAGTATGTCGACGTGATCATCCGCCAGACCGGCGATCTGCGCCGGATCGTGGACGAATTCAGCCGCTTTGCCCGGATGCCCGAACCCGACCGGGTCGAGACCGATCTGGCCGCGCTGCTGCGCGAGACGGTGCTGCTGCAACGCGACGCGCTGCAGGGCGCGCTGGTCGAGGACATTCCCGATCGGCCGGTGATCGTGGATTGCGACGCGGGCATGCTGCGCCAGGCGCTGACCAACCTGCTGAAGAACGCGGGCGAGGCGGTCGAGGAACGCGCCGCCGACGCGGCGGACGGCTGGGCCCCGCGGGTCGAGGTGACGATGAGCGCGGGTCCCGACAGCGTCACCATCCGCATCACCGATAACGGCCCCGGCCTGCCCGGCGATCGCGCCCGGCTGTTCGAGCCCTATGTGACGCTGAAGCCGCAGGGCACCGGGCTGGGGCTGCCGATCGTGAAGAAGATCGTCGAGGAACATGGCGGCAGCCTGGCGCTGACCGATGCGCCCGGCCGCGATGGCGCCATGGCCGAGATCCGATTGCCGCGCGAACGTCACCCGGTGCGCGGCGCACAACCCAGAAACAGGCATGACAAGGACGAGGCGGGAACGATATGA
- a CDS encoding sigma-54-dependent transcriptional regulator, which yields MSDILIVDDERDIRELIADILKDEGFEVRLAANSDEAVNALNEQEPALMVLDIWLKDSRMDGIDILKQVKRNNPDVPVIIISGHGNIEIAVAAIRQGAYDFIEKPFNIDQLMVVVNRAMETSRLRRENSSLRRGGDRATEMLGQSAAFKRLRDNLDKVAKSNGRVMLSGEPGAGKELAARYVHAQSPRAGAAFVTVPCASIEPERMEEVLFGRESPERGIEPGLLEQAHGGVIYFDEVGDMPLGTQPKILRVLTEQQFMRAGGSDRVRVDLRVISSTNRDLPAEIAAGRFRQELYDRLNVVPVAVPSLADRRDDIALLARSFIEQFNRTQGLPARELPEETVAALQSMRWPGNIRQLRNVIERVLILTEESGPIQPSELEPQGATPDNSDALSLGPQITAMALREAREMFEREYLLAQINRFGGNISRTAQFVGMERSALHRKLKSLGVVGGMRNEEEMLAGK from the coding sequence ATGAGCGACATTCTGATCGTCGACGACGAACGGGATATCCGCGAACTGATCGCGGACATCCTGAAGGACGAGGGGTTCGAGGTGCGGCTGGCCGCCAATTCCGACGAGGCGGTGAACGCGCTGAACGAACAGGAACCGGCGCTGATGGTGCTGGATATCTGGCTGAAGGACAGCCGGATGGACGGGATCGACATCCTCAAGCAGGTCAAGCGCAACAACCCCGATGTGCCGGTCATCATCATCTCGGGTCACGGCAATATCGAGATCGCGGTCGCCGCGATCCGGCAGGGCGCCTATGACTTCATCGAAAAACCGTTCAACATCGACCAGCTGATGGTGGTGGTGAACCGGGCGATGGAAACCAGCCGGCTGCGGCGCGAGAACAGCAGCCTGCGCCGGGGCGGCGACCGCGCGACCGAGATGCTGGGCCAGTCGGCGGCGTTCAAGCGTCTGCGCGACAATCTGGACAAGGTCGCCAAGTCGAACGGACGGGTGATGCTGTCGGGCGAGCCGGGGGCGGGCAAGGAACTGGCCGCGCGCTATGTCCACGCCCAAAGCCCGCGGGCAGGCGCGGCGTTTGTCACCGTTCCCTGCGCCAGTATCGAACCCGAACGCATGGAAGAGGTGCTGTTCGGCCGCGAGAGCCCGGAACGCGGGATCGAGCCGGGCCTGCTGGAACAGGCGCATGGCGGCGTCATCTATTTCGACGAGGTGGGCGACATGCCGCTTGGGACCCAGCCCAAGATCCTGCGCGTCCTGACCGAGCAGCAGTTCATGCGGGCGGGCGGATCGGACCGGGTGCGCGTCGATCTGCGCGTGATCTCGTCCACCAACCGCGATCTGCCGGCCGAAATCGCGGCGGGGCGGTTCCGGCAGGAGCTGTATGACCGGCTGAACGTGGTGCCCGTGGCGGTGCCGTCGCTGGCCGACCGGCGCGACGACATCGCCCTGCTGGCGCGCAGCTTCATCGAGCAGTTCAACCGCACGCAGGGCTTGCCCGCGCGCGAATTGCCCGAGGAAACCGTGGCCGCGTTGCAGTCGATGCGCTGGCCGGGCAATATCCGGCAGCTGCGCAACGTGATCGAGCGCGTGCTGATCCTGACCGAGGAAAGCGGCCCGATCCAGCCATCCGAGCTGGAGCCGCAGGGGGCCACGCCCGACAACAGCGACGCGCTGAGCCTGGGGCCGCAGATCACCGCCATGGCGCTGCGCGAGGCGCGTGAGATGTTCGAACGCGAATATCTGCTGGCCCAGATCAACCGGTTCGGCGGCAATATCAGCCGCACCGCGCAATTCGTGGGGATGGAGCGCAGCGCCCTGCACCGCAAGCTGAAATCGCTTGGCGTGGTGGGCGGGATGCGCAACGAGGAAGAGATGCTGGCCGGCAAATAG
- a CDS encoding sigma-54-dependent transcriptional regulator yields MDGTVLIADDDRTIRTVLTQALTRAGCRVHATGSLGQLSKWVEEGRGDLVITDVMMPDGNGIDRIPAIRQARPDLPVIVISAQNTIVTAIRATEAEAFEYLPKPFDLPELMAKARAALSSRPRRPATDPAPATLGRGADRDMPLIGRAPAMQALFRMVARVLNADLPVLIAGEPGVGKSTIARSFHDLSDRRDRGMAVLTAADAGAGAIARAADAAQGGTIVIENPAGFEPAAQARLIGLIESLEAGPDQPGAPRIVTTCGPDPQADVAAGYLRSDLYYRLAGVTIAVPPLRARVDDILPLADHLLGRAAAQGLPERRLSDEAAALLRAHPLPGNVRELENIMRRLALTSTGATVTGAEMRETLSQTSAPHPPAIAAGDGAAASAGWGATLPPGNARLSDSVEAHLQRYFDLHGDELPPPGLYQRILREIERPLLQIALDATGGNQLRCADLLGINRNTLRKKLTELNIEVTRRRKLM; encoded by the coding sequence ATGGACGGAACCGTTCTGATCGCCGACGACGACCGCACCATCCGCACGGTGCTGACGCAGGCGCTGACCCGCGCGGGCTGCCGGGTCCACGCCACCGGCAGCCTGGGGCAGTTGTCGAAATGGGTCGAGGAGGGGCGCGGCGATCTGGTCATCACCGACGTGATGATGCCCGACGGCAACGGCATCGACCGAATCCCCGCGATCCGTCAGGCAAGGCCCGATCTGCCGGTGATCGTGATTTCGGCCCAGAACACCATCGTCACCGCAATCCGCGCGACCGAGGCCGAGGCGTTCGAATATCTGCCCAAGCCCTTCGATCTGCCCGAACTGATGGCCAAGGCGCGCGCGGCGCTGTCCAGCCGGCCGCGCAGACCGGCGACCGATCCCGCGCCCGCGACGCTGGGCCGGGGCGCCGACCGCGACATGCCGCTGATCGGGCGGGCGCCGGCGATGCAGGCGCTGTTTCGCATGGTCGCGCGGGTGCTGAACGCCGATCTGCCGGTGCTGATCGCGGGCGAGCCGGGCGTCGGCAAAAGCACCATCGCGCGGTCCTTTCACGACCTGTCGGACCGCCGAGATCGCGGCATGGCGGTCCTGACTGCCGCCGATGCCGGTGCCGGGGCGATCGCGCGCGCGGCGGACGCGGCGCAGGGCGGAACCATCGTGATCGAGAACCCGGCCGGGTTCGAGCCTGCGGCGCAGGCGCGGCTGATCGGTCTGATCGAATCGCTGGAAGCCGGACCTGACCAGCCGGGCGCGCCGCGCATCGTGACCACCTGCGGCCCCGATCCGCAGGCCGATGTCGCCGCCGGCTATCTCCGCTCGGACCTCTATTACCGGCTGGCCGGGGTGACCATCGCGGTGCCGCCGCTGCGCGCGCGTGTCGACGACATCCTGCCGCTGGCCGATCACCTGCTGGGCCGCGCGGCGGCGCAGGGTCTGCCCGAACGCCGCCTGTCCGACGAGGCGGCGGCGCTGCTGCGGGCGCATCCGCTGCCGGGAAACGTGCGCGAGCTGGAAAACATCATGCGCAGGCTGGCGCTGACCTCGACCGGCGCGACCGTCACCGGCGCCGAGATGCGCGAGACGCTGAGCCAGACATCGGCGCCGCACCCGCCGGCGATTGCCGCGGGCGACGGGGCCGCCGCATCCGCCGGATGGGGCGCGACGCTGCCGCCGGGCAATGCCAGGCTGTCGGATTCGGTCGAGGCGCATCTGCAACGCTATTTCGATCTGCATGGCGACGAATTGCCGCCGCCCGGCCTGTATCAGCGAATCCTGCGCGAGATCGAACGCCCGCTGTTGCAGATCGCGCTGGATGCGACCGGCGGAAATCAGCTGCGTTGCGCCGATCTGTTGGGAATAAACCGCAATACTTTGCGCAAGAAGCTGACCGAGCTGAATATCGAGGTGACACGGCGCCGCAAACTGATGTAA
- a CDS encoding two-component system sensor histidine kinase NtrB, translating into MTAAPARFFHPARPGPGWDALPLPALVLDETGRIAAMNDAAESWLNLSRNSALGRTLESEAVAGRLRIRPSLRDLIGRAMRTGETLYQAEICFQIADRAGGHRARRAAVHAGPAGGGGGTVALLLVPAADDAGMLHQNRAVRTAARSAVGMAEMLAHEIRNPLAGIRGAAQILGMNAAPEDREMADMIVGETRRIVSLLDQVERFGDTSPPHLAAVNVHDVLENVRRLAKAGFARRIALLADYDPSLPPALADADQLTQVCLNLVKNAAEALAATDRPTIRLHSFYDHALRLPPDADDPAGRPLPLQIVVEDNGPGLPAAIADQIFEPFVSGRENGTGLGLALVGKIVTDHRALIRVNSRPGCTRFRISLPKA; encoded by the coding sequence ATGACGGCGGCGCCCGCCCGCTTCTTTCATCCGGCGCGGCCGGGTCCGGGGTGGGACGCGCTGCCGCTGCCGGCCCTGGTGCTGGACGAGACGGGGCGGATCGCGGCGATGAACGACGCGGCCGAATCGTGGCTGAACCTGTCGCGCAACTCGGCCCTTGGCAGGACGCTGGAGTCCGAGGCGGTGGCCGGGCGGCTGCGCATCCGGCCGTCGCTGCGCGATCTGATCGGCCGCGCGATGCGCACCGGCGAGACGCTGTATCAGGCCGAGATCTGTTTCCAGATCGCGGACCGGGCCGGGGGCCACCGCGCGCGGCGCGCCGCCGTCCATGCCGGACCGGCCGGCGGCGGCGGCGGGACCGTCGCGCTGCTGCTGGTGCCTGCTGCCGACGATGCCGGGATGCTGCATCAGAACCGGGCCGTGCGCACCGCCGCGCGCAGCGCCGTCGGCATGGCCGAGATGCTGGCCCACGAGATCAGGAACCCGCTGGCCGGAATCCGCGGCGCGGCGCAGATCCTGGGCATGAATGCCGCGCCCGAGGATCGCGAGATGGCCGACATGATCGTCGGCGAGACGCGCCGGATCGTGTCGCTGCTGGATCAGGTGGAACGGTTCGGCGACACCTCGCCGCCGCATCTGGCGGCGGTGAATGTCCATGACGTGCTGGAAAACGTGCGCCGGCTGGCAAAGGCCGGGTTCGCGCGCCGGATCGCGCTGCTGGCGGATTACGATCCCTCGCTGCCGCCGGCGCTGGCCGATGCCGACCAGTTGACGCAGGTCTGCCTGAACCTGGTGAAGAATGCCGCCGAGGCGCTGGCGGCCACCGACCGGCCGACGATCCGGCTGCACAGCTTTTACGACCACGCCCTGCGCCTGCCGCCCGATGCGGACGATCCCGCCGGACGCCCGCTGCCCTTGCAGATCGTGGTCGAGGATAACGGGCCGGGCCTGCCCGCGGCCATCGCCGACCAGATCTTCGAGCCGTTCGTGTCGGGGCGCGAGAACGGGACCGGGCTGGGACTGGCGCTGGTCGGCAAGATCGTCACCGATCACCGCGCGCTGATCCGGGTGAACTCGCGCCCCGGCTGCACGCGCTTTCGCATTTCGCTGCCCAAGGCATGA